The Thermus oshimai DSM 12092 genomic interval GTTTTGGACCGGGCGGGGTGGCACACGTCTGGGCGGTTGGAGGTACCGGAGGGGATCCGCTTGGTCTTTCTGCCACCTTACAGTCCTGAGCTGCAACCGGCGGAGCGGGTGTGGCCGTTGGTGAACGAGGCGGTGGCCAACCGGTACTTTGCGACCCTGGAGGAGATGATGGGGGTGGTGGCCGAGCGGTGCCGGACCCTTGAGGAGGACCCAGCCACGGTGCGCAGGCATACCCTCTTTCACTGGTGGCCTAGGGTGAAGGAATCTACGTAAAGGGGTATGAAAAGGTTGAAGGGTCAGATCACATCAGGAGGAGGCTAAAGGTGTACAAGCCTAGGGGCGCGGCTCAGACCGGACCCTGCCCTGGGGGAGGGGCGGCGGTTGCTGTGGCCTTTTGGGGTGGCTTCTGGAGGGGGATACACGCCGGATGGTCGGTTGGGGCGGGAAGCGTTGGGGGTGTTCCGTCCCCGGGGGGGCGTGTTGCTGGCGGGTGTGGGGGGTATTTGCAGGAGAGGAAGGCGCTTACGGCCATGAGGCGGGCGTTTTTGGAGCTGGTGGCCTATGGGCTGCGGGTCCTCCTCAGCCTCCTTCCCCCTCCGGAGGGGCGTAAGGCGATTTATCAGCCAAGCCCCTCTGGCCTTGACCGTGCGAATGATCTTCGGTTATTCGACCCTTGCATCCCCCTACACTAGGGGTAAACCCCTACGAGCCTTTCCCCCAATGGGAGAGTTCTGCAACCACCTCTTCCAGAAGCCTCACCTTCAGCGGGACCACGAAGGGCTGATAGGGTTCAAAATACACGTACGAGTACCCCACGATGGGCTCGGAAAGCAAAAATCCCGTCACCGGGGCGAAGGCTACCTTGACCTTATGGAGAACCTTGGCATCCTCCTCGCTGGAAACGTGCTTGACAAGGAAGTTCTCCGTTTGCGCGAGGATCTCCTTGGGGATATCCGAGGGGGACTGGGTAGAGTAAAGCATGCCCATGCCGTACTTCCGCCCCTCTTTGGCCACGCGGTAGAAGGGCCCCGCCTCGTCCCTAAGGAGATTATGGGCCTCTTCGATGACCACGATGAAGTCCGCCTGCCTCTCCCCATAAAGCTCCACGGCCTCCTGGAAGAGTTCGGCCATGAGGTGCTTGGTGAAGAAGTCCGCCATCTCCCCCAGGGAGGGAAGGTCCAGGATGACCACCTTTCCCCGCTCCTCAAAGAGGTCGGCCTTTACACGGGCCACCAGGTCCTGTTCCTCTCCAGGCGCATGTAACCTGTTGAGGAAGGAAAGGCGGTTCTTAAAGCGGTATAGGTCCCGGGTACCCCCGGAAGCCTTTTTGCTCTTCCTCCTCTCCCCTTCCTGATCCCCTTCTTCCTCTTCCTCGTCCTGGGACCCTATGTCGAGCCTGGCCCTCAACTCCTCCCACCCTTCCCGCGAGTCAAGGCGGTAGGTCTGCTTGCCAAGGCGAACGGTAAACCCTGGGGAG includes:
- a CDS encoding transposase, coding for VLDRAGWHTSGRLEVPEGIRLVFLPPYSPELQPAERVWPLVNEAVANRYFATLEEMMGVVAERCRTLEEDPATVRRHTLFHWWPRVKEST